Part of the Vigna angularis cultivar LongXiaoDou No.4 chromosome 1, ASM1680809v1, whole genome shotgun sequence genome, TCTAATCCCAtacacctattttgatcatGGTGTTTAAGTTGGATAAGAGATTTCATAAATGAGTTTATAACAATATCAAGTGTTGGAGTTATATCTTCAAGTATCCTTTATCAATAATCCTTAAATTGGATGGAAGTGTCTAAATATATGTTTGGATCAGTAATAAGATCTTAATTCCTTAGTATGTGCAATTTCTCCATTGTTGTCGACATGGGTCAATTGAATCCCGTGTTAGAAAATCGCAAAAAcctaaaaaatgaatttctttatCCAAACAACATTATTTTGATACACTAGAAGCAACAATTTATTcgacaattattcttattttgagtaattataacttaaaatttcaccattcaaacaaaacacaaaatcgAGAATAAACTATTATCTCCTTTATTAGTTTGCATTTGATCCAATAACTATAAATAAGAACTTTAAAATTCATATGAACAAATGTTTTACCTCATCAGAggtagaaatgaagaaaaagattaTAATAGACTTAATTGCTTAATTGGTCTCCAAATTTAGGGTTAGTGTCTAGTTGGTACTCGCTTTTAAAAATGTCTTAATTACGTCCTCATATGGTATAATTGGCAAAAATAGAATTAATTCCGTTATGACGTGGTAAAGAAgactgcattttttttttctctcctatGCTCGTTTGACTATGCACGTGaaaatgtaacaaaaaaaaaatgatcttTTATGTCATGACAAATCCTTGCACTTTGTCTACCTTTATTTTCGTAcaaagtgaaaaaataataataataaatacttatacaaatatataataggACTTCctactttgttttttttttacaaagtaACTTTTTAGAATAACTATTTCTTTTTACTGAAAATACAGACACCTATTAATTTTCTTGAaactttttcatttgttttttattttttaatattttagactataattttgtaatcacttcatttaacttttaaagaaatatttttattttaataaacttgtattaaaatattgagtttttaaaaaaatttaataatacaaatacaCCACAAAggttttcactaaaaataaataattaataatatatatttctttgtatcatagtatatatatatatatatatatatatatatatatatatatatatatatatatatatatatatatatatatatatatatatatatatatataggggtttgctaacgcgcgtacgcctgtttttcagttggtacgttttagcaatgtgtaccgggttttagtagacaaaaatatccttatatatcatggattctaagttttaaggttaaggatattttaataattttcattctcaaaactaaaaaaaaaaaaaaaaaccctcaaACCCTTAGTGACctttctcattcctctcaaccctttcttttttatctttttcactccaaccttttctctgtcatcgctactgtagccccaattgaaaaaatcaaaaatttctctcaaccttttctctttcatctttctcactccaatcttttctctgtcatccctactgtagccccaattgaaaaaatcaaaaacacttgccgttaaacaatcttacaaaaaaatgattttataatgagttttcatcttataatttttgtcttatctaattttatccaattttcacaagcataaaggaattggtaattgacctgaaaaaaaatagaaatactcgttgttaaacaatttcttacaaaaaatgattttataatgagtttttattttatgatttttgtcttatctaattttatctaattttcacaagcataatgacatcaaaggaattggtaattggccttgaaaaaatcagaaacactcattgttaaacaatttcttacaaaaaatgactttataatgagttttcattttataatttttgtcgtatataattttatctaattttcacaagcataatgacatccaaaagaattggtaattggcctggaggagttttttagagatgatgattcagcatatgatgaaattagagaggttagtgaagatggtgaaattgaagagatcttgaatgaacctttgcctgaaggtgaatatgtcaatgactcaactctttacaaagataaattgtttaaaggcaaatgtttcttattttttcaattggaactacagtagggatgacagagaaaagattggagtgaaaaagatgaaagagaaaggttGAGAGGAaagagagaggtgagtaagggattgggagtttctttttttttttttagttttgagaatgaaaattattaaaatacccttaaccttaaaacttagaatccatgatatataaggatatttttgtctactaaaacccggtacacattgctaaaacgtaccaactgaaaaacaggcgtacgcgcgttagcaaaccccatatatatatatatatataatttcttcttattctttaatattttatgattttttattagtcATTATACGACTAAAGTATTCCATTGTTTTAgttaatctattaaaaaaacatataaattcatatatgtGTTATAACaactatttacaataaaattatagaaattatgtatatttaatttgatattaataataataataattttattatttttaattattataaaaaacttgaacagtaataaatgtgttttcataagtaaataataatagagattcaaatttaaaatatctcaatgttatattattttaattagatatatattataaatctatacctatatatatatatatatatataaatatataaagtgaatttattttatcgtcattaatttttaattttatgctttaaatatattgtttttaaattaaaataagcaTATATAGAAGACAATGACTTCTACATccaatgtatatttttttatactaaatttgTCTCTTCTAATGATATAATTTTACCATAtactttatataaattaaatttcgtgtttaattttcattttgtaatgttatttaTGAGAATGttagaattttttattctttgtgctttcttttttttcctcaaaataataataaagtaaattcAAATTGGCcacaaattaaaattgaaattgaaaattttataaacacgTAGTTATTAGGTTGTTGTCACCACTTGGCAGACAAATTTTGACTCTCAAGATTTATCATTATGGTGTGAAACGAtcaaaggagagaaaaaaaagtggCAAACTTTTTTTACTAAATCACCATCAAGTTAACTCTGTTTCTGTTAACTTAACGAAAGAGACTTGACTGATGCAATTATATTACATGAGCAATTATATTACATGAGAACACAAAGACATTTTTAAAAGCGGATATCAACTAAACACTATCCACTGAATTTGGAAACCAAGCAATTAAGccattataataatttaacaagACTTAACCActtgaattttatatattcaaaaacTACCAAAACTAGTCATTAAATGTGTCACCTTGGATATATCTTAATACATTCTTATACCAAACTTATAATGcgtacaaaaaatttaattatattgagtATACTACTTTCAATTATTCGGTTCAATGAGAAAACTAGTTTTCCTCTCATTATTCTCTTAAATAATGAACTCAATCATAAGAGTATGATTTCTTTTGTCCTTTCAATCTATTATATATGCATAATCCTATGAATACGTTCTCGTAATAATAGATctcaatattaaatatagatttAAAAGAAGTTTCATACGcctaatatataattgatttttgttgAATATCCTATAAGCTTTTTATTTAAAtccttaaattaaatatttatttatatttaggcttaaataaatttaattttctttttcaattaaataccctacaacattttatatttttgagtattcaatatttttttcattgttggTCAGAGctcttataattttttctttccgTGTCAATGTAATAACTGGTCATTGCGTAAGACCAAAATGTTGGCAACACCTGTAATATCATGACAGCACATTTATAACCAAGTCAACACACTAAAACTACTTtcaattattcttaaaaaaaaaattgtatccttcagtatttttatcataaaaaagagagtatattttgcatcatatgatcacgGATCACGTATCATGTTAATGGGGGTAATAGAGTTATTCAACACTAATACATGGAATAACTAACATAGACGTTGAGAGTAGAAATGACTCAAGCAATATATAACACTTGAACAAAAGATTGAGTAttaaaaacaatccaaaaagacCAGGAACTTATTTAAGCCTAAAATATACAATGTGAAGTAACACCTCAAACGAAGAACTAGTATTCCCACCTTTATAAAAGATCAAAGAGAGAGAACATCCTACCATTCTTTGACAATGTAACAAAAGTTTTACAATCAACAAGAGAAATCATATTGGCTGCTGTTTTCGGATGTAACATCCAGATATCACTTTGAAACATGCTAATTCATAAAACTATGAAAGAGAGAATATTTCCTTCAATTTCCTGTATGCTGCAACGCAGGGGACAGTGAGTAAAAAATGGAATAATccagaaaacaaagaaaacgaAACAATCCAAATACAGCCATCAATTCAGGTTGCTACCATATTAAAGTCATGACTTTGTAATCTCGCTTCTCACACACACTATATTTGAACTCCTAAGTTGACATGTATTATTCAATGGGAGGGTTGAAAACCAAATCCTGCATTAGAAAAAGACAGAATTGTACAAAGTATCATATTCATTAGGACATATTCGAAATGATGTGAAGATAGAAGAGAGATTGAGAATTATTGGGAGAAACCTGATCGCACACAGGGCAAGTTTCACTTCTTTCCATCCATTCCAGAATGCATGCAAGGTGAAAATGATGGTCACAATTTGTTGCGAGTTTTGGATTCTCTGCATCATATTCTGCTAGGATAACAGGATATACATCCGTCATCAGTAAACATAATAACTGTCACATAATAAATTACCTGATTAATACCATCAgctagaaatatttttaaaaaaggagCTAAGAGAACATCACCTTCTAAACAAATTGGGCATGTATCCTCCTCTTCTACTAAAATTACAGGTTTTCCAGGCTTTGCAAGTTCAATTTCAGAACCCTTAGCAGAATCTATCTCTAGATCAGCCTGAACTTTGCATTCTGATTCCTTCAGCTCTTCCATCTTAACTGGGGTCCCATGATTGTCTCCAGATACTGGTTCTTGAATTGCACTAGAATCTGTAGAAAGCAAGGGTGCATTATGCTTGTCACTACGAATTTCTTGAGCTGCAGGTGGAGTTTGAGTGGTACCAAACGTAACATTGAAAGGGATAGGAGCAGGAGGAGGTCTATAAGTATCAGGAGATGACGTATCTAGATTAGTATCAACCAAGAGTCGCCCAGAGAAAGAAGAAGCGGCACCCTGGTGAGATGATAGAGGAACATGCTCCTCTGGTGCTCTTGGATACTGCTGAGAAGAAAATGCAGAAAATGAAgcaattttataacattttgagATCACAATCATAGATAGTAAACAACGGAAAGCAATCATAAACTCAGTTACTTGAAACAGCCTTCAAAATCTCATTGACAAAGCATTAAAAAGCTGCACCTTATATGATTGACATTTTTTATCATGAgcaaaaatgttcattttggtcCTCTAAGAATTAGGCGTTGCGTTAATAAGTTGAATGATTCATCCTTCCTTTATGATCGCATCATAGTAGTCTATAAAGGTTATTATGACACTAAATTGGGTCCTCAAAGTGACATCATATCAGTTAGTTCCCCAAAAGACGAAACTGATGGCATTCAGCTATCACTGGGGGATCAATTATATGTTTCTTTATAATAAACGGAAGACTGTATGTTGATCAACTTCACTTATTATCAGTTTCCTTTCTTACACGAATAGACTTCATTGAGAACATTCTTAAGCCTTCCCTCAGTAGGTGGCAAACCAAGTTACAAGCATCTTCCGTGCCAAATCTGTCTATCACACAATCTATGTCTTTCCCTCCTTTTCGGTTTTGTTAAAGAGAAATAAAGCACTGAATATAAGTGGAAAATTTTCCAACCACAAAACAGTGAAATCGATGCATGTCCCGCAACAATAAATCAAACCCTCCTCAGAAAAGCAAAGTTAGGCAaaagctaaaaataaaataaagtaaaagcaCAAAATTCAATTATGAAAAGCACACTGACATAATAGTAGGCAGGTGGAGCGCTCAACACAGTCTCCTTAGAAGAACAACAGCAGCAGCAACCGCCCATCACGCCTTATCTCCAGCATCCAAAAGTAATTATAGCTACTGAGTGCATCATTTCACCTTATACATGCAAAACCCCTTCAGATGATTAATTAATACAAAGACCATGATTCTACATTTAAAaccacacacatacacacaggGTGGATAATTCAACTTCATCACCATATGCATGTACAATCCCTCCACATAGTTAATTATCATAAGAACAGGACTTCTCACTAATCCACACACGCAAGCAATCACGAGAG contains:
- the LOC108347746 gene encoding probable E3 ubiquitin-protein ligase RHB1A isoform X2, with amino-acid sequence MGGCCCCCSSKETVLSAPPAYYYQYPRAPEEHVPLSSHQGAASSFSGRLLVDTNLDTSSPDTYRPPPAPIPFNVTFGTTQTPPAAQEIRSDKHNAPLLSTDSSAIQEPVSGDNHGTPVKMEELKESECKVQADLEIDSAKGSEIELAKPGKPVILVEEEDTCPICLEEYDAENPKLATNCDHHFHLACILEWMERSETCPVCDQDLVFNPPIE
- the LOC108347746 gene encoding probable E3 ubiquitin-protein ligase RHB1A isoform X3, which gives rise to MGGCCCCCSSKETVLSAPPAYYYYPRAPEEHVPLSSHQGAASSFSGRLLVDTNLDTSSPDTYRPPPAPIPFNVTFGTTQTPPAAQEIRSDKHNAPLLSTDSSAIQEPVSGDNHGTPVKMEELKESECKVQADLEIDSAKGSEIELAKPGKPVILVEEEDTCPICLEEYDAENPKLATNCDHHFHLACILEWMERSETCPVCDQDLVFNPPIE
- the LOC108347746 gene encoding probable E3 ubiquitin-protein ligase RHB1A isoform X1, which gives rise to MGGCCCCCSSKETVLSAPPAYYYYPRAPEEHVPLSSHQGAASSFSGRLLVDTNLDTSSPDTYRPPPAPIPFNVTFGTTQTPPAAQEIRSDKHNAPLLSTDSSAIQEPVSGDNHGTPVKMEELKESECKVQADLEIDSAKGSEIELAKPGKPVILVEEEDTCPICLEEYDAENPKLATNCDHHFHLACILEWMERSETCPVCDQVSPNNSQSLFYLHIISNMS